The nucleotide sequence CATACCCCAATACATGGGCCAGTTTATATATCATGCAAAATGATCTAGGAGGTGGATTATTTGGTACTCCAGTAAAACCAGTGTCACTGGTTGTTGTTAAATAGCAATTGCTAATGCCGAATGCGTTAATGCTCTGGTGacagtgttaatgctttgttaaaCATTAGAAGTCAGACACTGTTATGTATATGGATCAAGTAAGAGCTCCTACTGGAATTAATTTGGAATATTATTTAAATTGGAAAGAGATTGGATTAGAGTTAGAGGTCGAATTGGTATCCTTTGGTAAATTACTCAGGGGTCAAGTAAGTGCTCCTATATAAGGGCTGATTCTAGGAATAGAAATTGACCTATCGAGTACttaaaaaaaagggcaacctggtgcatgtagctcccgcttgcgcagggtccagggaagggtccgaccactttgggtctatagtacgcagcctttccctacatttctgtaagaggctgtttccaggacttgaacccatgacctcatggtcactcTTCGACAACGAAATCCATGAGGACCTCAGCACTGTGTTGTTGGGGCGCCTCACAATCTTGCTTCTGAATTACATAGGTAATGGTGGAATAGTTAAGTATATTCCGGATGTGGTTTGAGCAGACTGTTATGTAGGTTGCTGGTGAGGAGATAAGTGTATGTCTTTCTGATGTCAAGAAGTAAAAAGGGGGAAAACTCCTAAATGACAACTTGAAGGTTGTTGTGAGTTTATATTTTATCAATCTGTCATCTCCCTGGTTTATCCTCCTGAGCCGTTATGTAGTTTATTCCAAACTATCATATTCGTTCTATTTGGACATTTTTCCCCCGCTAGTTTGGTTATAAAGCTAACAGTGTACAGGGACAGGGAAGATGTGCTAGGGTTGCCAGCTCCTGATTACAGCTAACACAAAAGGCCCAGAACTGACCAACAAAAGAACTGACACGTCCAGAGTCTTGAAAAGAAGACAATACATAATCAACTTTGGTGTCAACGAAAACCACAAAGAACAAGCAGTACACCTTATAATGCACCTATGTATGGCCACGGTGCACAGGCATCTGTTGACAAATCTTATCCATCGGTTCCAACAACTTCCCCTTCTCCTGGTCCTTCAGCATTACCTCCATTGCTGCACAAAATATAAAATACTTGTAAAATACATCTTCTGTTGCTTTGGCATcttcatctccattgccatcttgtCACGCACATTCCAAATTCCCAGGCTACTGCTGAAAAGCAGAAGATCATCACCTTTCTGTTTGACCTGCTAGGCTGTTACTACACATAATGTAGTGTCTAAAGAAGTCTCCAATGTTGTTTGGGGACCCTGTCCCTGGACATGCTGATCCAGACTTAGTTGGCAAGCAAAAGGTTAAAACAAGATCTGTTTCACTTCTTCTTCCAATCCACATAAGCTGCATTTCGCTGAACCCTTCCACTTCTCAATCTGCCCCACATCAGCTGGCTATCTGTTCCGAATAACTTACCAAAGAAAAATCGATATGCACACTTGTGAGGGTTCTACTTTAGTCTAAACTATGAATGATGATAACATTGTAAGCATGATGCAATATCGTTGCTTTCATCTGGTTTGCACAGTTCAGGTTGAGTTCAGCTATAGATGACAATGTTTTGAGCATGCATTATTCATTTAATATAAGCTGACAGTAAGCATATTCATTGACTTAAAATGTTTCTAGCTTCAGGTCAGCTGAGATTTAACTTGCATTGATTGGTTAGTAGTAACCAGTTCTTTAGTGAGACTTAATGATTGTCGGATACTACAGTTCCTGTGCCAGCTTCTCTGTCTCTAGCAAGTGGTAATGAACAACACGACATCTTCTCTGGTCGTAGGTCGGTATGGCTTGCTGTATTAAAAAAAAACCTTTGTTAAAAACTTAAAACGGTTTATGTAAAACTAAATGTTACGTCTTGAAAATTCTTGTAGCAGCATGTTCTATAGACAATTGGTTTTCCAAGTTCCAACACACTTACTGATTTTGTGTGCTGCCACTTattaattactccctctgtcccataataagtgactcaagtttgtGCTAACTTTGTATTAAACCTAGTATAAACTTGTCACTTATTTTGCgacagagggagtataatgttAGGAATGCACAATTAGTGTGGTAGGTACGCAGATCATATTTATTTTATAGGAAGATTGGGTCCATGCTGCTGCAGAGTTTGAGAAGTATATAAATAGCACACCAAAAATTCTACTCTACTGTAGTGTCATTCTGTGACAAAGTACGAAGACCTTTTTCTAAAAAATTCATTATCACTTTGGTTTGTTTTCTTTGGCATGTGTTCCCAATGTTTGCGGAATACATAACAATTTCGTTAGTATGAGCACTAAAGAAACTCAGAAAGGGTTTACCAGCTTTAAGAGAACAATGCCATGATGACTGCTGTGCCATTTCCCCCTAGTTTCCCTTTATTCTATTCACTTACATATTTTCTTTTTGCTTCATTTCTCGCAATCACAAGTTTGCAGCAACCCATCCTTCCCAATTCTAGCTATCAACCTATCACCACCTTTTCTTTCATCTAGTTACACTGTCCTTGACTCCTTTGCCATCCCACCACGAGGTTGTAGGAATGAGGAGACACATGTTGTAGCCTGCTTCAACTGTTGTAAGTGGCCACTCTCTTGCAAATGATGTGTGGTTGCTGGAAGCCCCCCCCCCTCTTAGAGGTTCATGGAGGGATTGGAGGGTCTGGGATGACCTAGTTGGTGGATCCTTCAGGCCTATCATCAACAGAGCAGGCATGATATGTGCGACCTTCCTTTAGGGAAGACACGTCTTTAGCTACCAGTGAATATTGAATATCTGCGCTGTGCACTGGGTAGCTGGGTTGTAGTGAGTAGGGACTTTACTCACATTCGGATTAAGGTGCTTACCACTAGTACAACCTCTCTATCAAAATGCAAGACATTTTTTGGTTTTACATAGGGCATAAAAAGCGTCTTACTTTTTGTTACGGAGGGAATAAACTCTTAACATACAATGTGGCTACTACTACTCATCTGAACTTCAGTTTTGACACAACTAAGCTGGCTCTCCATTACCTGTCAGTGTATCAGAGGATTGTTGGCACAACTGAGCTAGCTCTGCTCTCTTTTACGCTCTTTTGGCCTTCATTATATGACCCGCAGTCGTGAGCACCACTACATTGTATGGGGCTTTACTTGAACCTGTTTCCTTATCTTGAGTTCCCGATATTACTTGAAAAGGACATCGTATGACATAGGATTAAGTTAGTATGCGATGCCATCATATTTCATCCTCTCCTATAAATACTGTATATATTTTGCTTTGCACGTACAGGTTAAACTAAAAACTTTGACTTCCATTTTGCAGGGGAAATGCAATGACCATGAAGCGCATGCTGGAAACATCATTTCCTGGCATTAATGTTTTCTTGCATAATTATCCGCCAGCTTTCCCCAAGCGGGTACTGAGCAAAATCATGCCAGTTATTCAAGTCGGAGCCATTGCAACAATAATGGCTGGTGACCAGATTTTCCCCAAACTTGGCATTACTCCACCTCCATTGTTTTACTCATTGCGTGCCAATAGATTTGGAACCATGGCGACAATTTGGCTCATTGGCAATTTTGCCCAGTCTTTCCTACAAAGTTCTGGTGCCTTTGAAGTTTACTGCAATGGAGATTTGGTATGTTTCCTACATCAGACACACCATTCTCTTTCACTTCTTAACACATAAATTGCTTTCCTGCATGCTTGCATCATAAATTAGGCTTCATGAGATTCTAGTGTGCGCCCTTTCTCTTTCACTTCTGTTAGCACATAAATTGCTTTTCGACCCACTTCTTTTGACTACAAGTTCATTATATTGAAGGATTACTTCCACAAACAAAATATCACCCTTTTGCCTTGCTGTTTTATCACAGAGATGCTATCTTCCATAAACCGCTAAATGGATAAGGCTTGCTTTACCAACATGACTTGAACAGTAATACACTTATACATTTCTCTCGCTGAAACTTGTTCCACCTTCTCAGGTTTTCTCGAAGTTAACACATAAATTGCTTTTCTACCCACTTCTTTTGACTACAACTACAAGTTCATTATATTAAAAGATTGCTTCCACAAACAAAAAGTCACCCTTTTGCTTTGTGTTATCGATGTTCTTTTTCTCATGAGATTCTGTTGCTCTTCCTAGAAAAACTGCTACATGGAAAAGGCTTGCTTTACCGACATGACTTTAGCAGTAATACACGCATATATTTCTTGCTTACTGAAACTTGCTTCCACCTTTCCAG is from Triticum aestivum cultivar Chinese Spring chromosome 1B, IWGSC CS RefSeq v2.1, whole genome shotgun sequence and encodes:
- the LOC123136575 gene encoding selT-like protein isoform X2, which produces MAMDRVQLLLVGLPALLFISDLSHIFAPPPPHLRHPHGHPPHHRHPHPPHHPHQPHPPHHHPHPPHHHHPDPAAAAIQQPNLDGGAGFGTTVELQFCASCSYKGNAMTMKRMLETSFPGINVFLHNYPPAFPKRVLSKIMPVIQVGAIATIMAGDQIFPKLGITPPPLFYSLRANRFGTMATIWLIGNFAQSFLQSSGAFEVYCNGDLVFSKLTHKLLFYPLLLTTTTSSLY